One window of Fusobacterium polymorphum genomic DNA carries:
- the phnC gene encoding phosphonate ABC transporter ATP-binding protein: protein METIIEVKNLVKNYGDKQILKNISFNINKGEIISIIGESGAGKSTLMRCLNGLEGINSGSIKFYNTDITKLKEKEKNSIKKHMAYVFQDLNIIDNMYVIENVLIPFLNRKNFIQVLFNQFSKQEYERALYCLEKVGISKLAYTKAKYLSGGEKQRVAIARSLAPNVDLILADEPISSLDEKNSTQIMEIFKRINIKKNKTIILNLHNVEIAKKFSDKILALKNGEIFFYKKSTEVNEDDIRKVYQTS from the coding sequence TTGGAAACAATTATAGAAGTAAAAAATCTAGTTAAAAATTATGGAGATAAGCAAATTTTAAAAAATATCTCTTTTAATATAAATAAAGGAGAAATTATATCTATAATAGGTGAAAGTGGTGCTGGAAAATCAACATTGATGAGATGTCTAAATGGACTTGAAGGTATTAACTCAGGGAGTATAAAATTCTATAATACAGATATAACAAAATTAAAAGAAAAAGAAAAAAACTCTATAAAAAAACATATGGCTTATGTATTTCAAGATCTTAATATAATAGATAATATGTATGTTATAGAAAATGTTTTAATTCCATTTTTAAATAGAAAAAATTTTATACAAGTTCTATTTAATCAATTTAGTAAACAAGAATATGAAAGGGCTCTATATTGTTTAGAAAAGGTTGGAATATCTAAGTTGGCTTATACAAAGGCTAAATATCTATCTGGTGGAGAAAAACAGAGAGTTGCAATAGCCCGTTCCCTTGCACCTAATGTTGATTTAATTTTGGCTGATGAGCCTATAAGTAGTTTAGATGAAAAAAATTCTACTCAAATTATGGAAATATTTAAAAGAATAAATATAAAAAAGAATAAAACAATTATATTAAATCTACACAATGTTGAAATTGCTAAAAAGTTTTCAGATAAGATTTTAGCTTTAAAAAATGGAGAAATTTTCTTTTATAAAAAGAGTACAGAGGTAAATGAAGATGACATTAGAAAAGTTTATCAAACTTCATAA
- a CDS encoding phosphate/phosphite/phosphonate ABC transporter substrate-binding protein yields the protein MKRVWKLLVLVSLIFLLISCGKKKEEKPLIMGLSPIANSEKLIEDTAPLHKMLGDEIGRPVEGFIATNYIGVVEALGTGTIDFALIPPFAYILANKKNGTEALLTSINKHDEPGYYSVLLVRTDSGIEKVEDLKGKKVAFVDPSSTSGYIFPAVILMDHGINIEQDITYQFAGGHDKALQLLINGDVDAIGTYESAVTKFAKEFPEVTEKVKVLEKSDLIPGITLVVSSKVDDATKQKIKDAFLKVTSTKEGQELTLKLFGIKGFQEANVDNYKLIEDKLNKMGIDIEKIK from the coding sequence ATGAAAAGAGTTTGGAAATTACTTGTGCTTGTATCACTTATATTTCTTTTAATTAGTTGTGGAAAGAAAAAGGAAGAAAAACCTTTAATAATGGGTTTATCACCAATAGCTAATTCAGAAAAACTGATTGAAGATACTGCACCATTACATAAAATGTTAGGTGATGAAATTGGTAGACCAGTTGAAGGTTTTATTGCAACAAATTATATAGGAGTTGTTGAAGCTCTTGGAACAGGAACTATTGATTTTGCATTAATTCCTCCTTTTGCATATATTTTAGCAAATAAAAAGAATGGAACAGAAGCATTACTTACAAGTATCAATAAACATGATGAACCTGGTTACTATTCTGTTTTACTTGTAAGAACTGACAGTGGTATAGAAAAAGTTGAAGATTTAAAAGGTAAGAAAGTTGCCTTTGTAGATCCTTCATCAACTTCTGGATATATTTTTCCAGCAGTAATATTAATGGATCATGGAATAAATATTGAACAAGATATTACTTATCAATTTGCTGGTGGACATGATAAGGCATTACAATTACTAATAAATGGTGATGTAGATGCCATTGGAACTTATGAAAGTGCTGTTACAAAATTTGCTAAAGAATTCCCAGAAGTAACTGAAAAAGTAAAAGTTTTAGAAAAAAGTGATTTAATTCCTGGAATAACTTTAGTTGTTTCATCTAAGGTTGATGATGCAACAAAACAAAAAATTAAAGATGCTTTCTTAAAAGTTACTTCTACAAAAGAAGGACAAGAATTAACTCTTAAATTATTTGGTATAAAAGGTTTTCAAGAAGCTAATGTGGATAATTATAAACTTATAGAAGATAAACTTAATAAAATGGGAATAGATATTGAAAAAATAAAATAA
- a CDS encoding PhnE/PtxC family ABC transporter permease, translating into MKMTLEKFIKLHKLKTFFKFLTIIIVLLLFFFTLNLDFQDYIDGFTRLKGLVVSMMRIDIEDKKIVLFKMFETIVTAFASSFIGVILAVLCSPFLATNISNKYLARFLTICFSVFRTVPALVMAAILVSLIGIGSFTGFISLLIITFFSATKLLKEYLEEINQAKIQSFRTFGFSKFTFLKSCIYPFSKPYIISLFFLTLESSIRGASVLGMVGAGGIGEELWKNLSFLRYDKVSFIILILLIFIFLTDSLSWFFRKKDSFIKITTYQGYKKSKIISKLITCLILILLVYSLNILYEDTNKISLPIFLERLLVFLKKLTYLDFSYTPKVLLALWQSFLVAFFATFFAAPTAIVITYFASSVTSNKIIAFIIKIFINFIRTFPPVIVAILFFSGFGPGLISGFFALYFYTSGVITKVYVDVLESVETDYGLYGRSLGLKNFYTYLKLWLPSTYTNFVSIFLYRFESNMKNSSVLGMVGAGGIGQLLINHIAFRNWEKVWVLLIFLIITIILIENLSEYIRNKVNN; encoded by the coding sequence ATGAAGATGACATTAGAAAAGTTTATCAAACTTCATAAGCTAAAAACTTTTTTTAAATTTTTAACTATTATAATTGTTTTATTATTATTCTTTTTTACTTTAAATTTAGATTTTCAAGATTATATTGATGGCTTTACTAGGTTAAAAGGTTTAGTCGTTTCTATGATGAGAATAGATATAGAAGATAAAAAAATAGTTTTATTTAAAATGTTTGAAACTATTGTTACTGCCTTTGCCTCATCATTTATTGGAGTAATATTAGCAGTTTTATGTTCTCCATTTTTAGCAACTAATATATCAAATAAGTATTTAGCTAGATTTTTGACTATATGTTTCTCTGTATTTAGGACTGTTCCTGCTTTAGTAATGGCAGCGATACTTGTTAGCTTAATTGGAATAGGAAGCTTTACAGGTTTTATTAGCTTGCTTATTATTACATTTTTTTCTGCTACTAAACTTTTAAAAGAATATTTAGAAGAAATTAATCAAGCTAAGATACAATCTTTTAGAACTTTTGGTTTTTCAAAATTTACTTTTTTAAAGTCTTGTATCTACCCATTTTCAAAGCCCTATATAATTTCACTTTTTTTCTTAACTTTAGAATCAAGTATAAGAGGTGCAAGTGTATTAGGTATGGTTGGAGCTGGTGGTATAGGAGAAGAACTTTGGAAAAATTTAAGTTTTTTAAGATATGACAAAGTTTCTTTTATAATTTTAATCCTATTAATTTTTATATTTTTAACTGATAGTTTAAGTTGGTTTTTTAGAAAAAAAGATAGTTTTATAAAAATCACAACTTATCAAGGATATAAGAAAAGTAAAATTATTTCAAAGCTTATCACTTGTTTAATATTAATTTTATTAGTTTATTCATTAAATATTTTGTATGAAGATACAAATAAAATTTCTTTACCTATATTCTTAGAAAGATTATTAGTTTTTTTAAAGAAATTAACTTATTTAGATTTCTCATATACTCCAAAAGTTTTATTAGCATTGTGGCAAAGCTTTTTAGTAGCTTTCTTTGCAACATTCTTTGCAGCACCTACTGCAATAGTAATAACTTACTTTGCTAGCTCTGTAACTTCTAATAAAATAATAGCTTTTATTATAAAAATATTTATAAACTTTATAAGAACTTTCCCACCTGTTATAGTTGCCATATTATTTTTTAGTGGTTTTGGACCAGGACTTATAAGTGGTTTCTTTGCTCTATATTTTTATACAAGTGGAGTTATAACAAAAGTTTATGTAGATGTATTAGAAAGTGTTGAAACTGACTATGGATTATATGGAAGAAGTTTAGGGCTAAAAAATTTCTATACTTATTTAAAACTTTGGTTACCTTCCACTTATACAAACTTTGTCTCAATATTTTTATATAGATTTGAATCTAATATGAAAAATTCAAGTGTATTAGGTATGGTTGGAGCTGGTGGTATAGGACAACTACTTATAAATCATATAGCTTTTAGAAATTGGGAAAAAGTTTGGGTACTTTTAATATTTTTGATAATTACTATAATTTTAATAGAAAATCTTTCTGAATATATTAGAAATAAAGTGAACAACTAA
- a CDS encoding YhcH/YjgK/YiaL family protein: MIYDELKNIKTYKGINKNLDKAIDFIVEKKYLNADFGKNIIDDDKIYFDYPETVSTRENIDLELEYHKKYIDIHIVLEEEEIIGYAPFEDCIETQKYNIEKDIAFMKGKNQAEFMLNGTNFLIVFPNEPHLPLLSVEKIKKIKKVVFKIKM; encoded by the coding sequence ATGATATATGATGAATTAAAAAATATAAAAACTTATAAAGGTATCAATAAAAATTTAGATAAAGCAATAGACTTTATTGTTGAAAAGAAATATTTAAATGCAGATTTTGGAAAAAATATTATAGATGATGATAAAATATATTTTGATTATCCTGAAACTGTTTCAACAAGAGAAAATATAGATTTAGAACTAGAATATCATAAAAAATATATAGATATTCATATAGTTCTTGAAGAGGAAGAAATTATTGGATATGCTCCATTTGAAGATTGCATTGAAACTCAAAAATACAATATTGAAAAGGATATTGCCTTTATGAAAGGAAAAAATCAAGCTGAATTTATGTTAAATGGTACAAATTTTTTAATTGTATTTCCTAATGAACCTCATTTACCACTTTTAAGTGTAGAAAAAATTAAAAAAATTAAAAAAGTGGTTTTTAAAATAAAGATGTAA
- the nagA gene encoding N-acetylglucosamine-6-phosphate deacetylase, producing the protein MKKILLKNVNLVLENKLMSGSISIFENKIEKIFADNDNLSEITFDEIIDLEGKYLGPAFIDVHTHGADGSDAMDGSEEALRKISAYLVKEGTANFLATTLTSSKETLINVLKVVANLQDKDIEGANIFGVHMEGPYFAIEYKGAQNDKYMKPAGIKELEEYLKVKDGLVKLFSISPHNQENLEAIKFLADRGVIVSVGHSGASYEAVMKAVDYGLSHATHTYNGMKGFTHREPGVVGAIFNSDNIMAEIIFDKIHVHPEAVRTLIRVKGVDKIVCVTDSMSATGLAEGQYKLGELDVNVKDGQARLVSNNALAGSVLRMDMAFKNLIELGYSITDAFKMTSTNAAKEFKLNTGILKEGKDADLVILDKDYKVCMTMVKGKIKYTKL; encoded by the coding sequence ATGAAAAAAATTTTATTAAAAAATGTAAACTTAGTTTTAGAAAATAAATTAATGAGTGGCTCTATTTCAATTTTTGAAAATAAGATAGAAAAAATTTTTGCAGATAATGATAATCTATCTGAAATTACTTTTGATGAAATTATAGATTTAGAAGGTAAATACTTAGGACCTGCTTTTATAGATGTTCATACACATGGTGCTGATGGTTCTGATGCAATGGATGGTAGTGAAGAGGCTTTAAGAAAAATTTCAGCTTACTTAGTTAAAGAAGGAACGGCAAATTTTTTAGCTACTACTTTAACAAGTTCAAAAGAAACTTTAATAAATGTTTTGAAAGTTGTTGCAAATTTACAAGATAAAGATATTGAAGGGGCTAATATTTTTGGAGTTCATATGGAAGGACCTTATTTTGCTATTGAATATAAGGGAGCTCAAAATGATAAATATATGAAACCTGCTGGAATCAAAGAACTTGAAGAATACTTAAAAGTAAAAGATGGACTTGTAAAATTATTTTCAATTTCCCCTCATAATCAAGAAAATTTAGAAGCTATAAAGTTTTTAGCTGATAGAGGAGTTATTGTATCTGTTGGGCATTCAGGGGCAAGTTATGAAGCTGTTATGAAAGCAGTAGATTATGGACTTTCTCATGCCACTCATACTTATAATGGAATGAAAGGTTTTACTCATAGAGAACCAGGAGTTGTTGGTGCAATATTCAATTCTGATAATATTATGGCAGAGATTATTTTTGATAAGATTCATGTACATCCTGAAGCAGTAAGAACCCTTATTAGAGTAAAAGGCGTAGATAAAATAGTTTGTGTTACAGATTCTATGTCTGCAACAGGTTTAGCAGAGGGACAATATAAACTAGGAGAGCTTGATGTTAATGTAAAAGATGGACAGGCAAGACTTGTTTCAAATAATGCATTAGCAGGTAGTGTTCTTAGAATGGATATGGCTTTTAAAAATTTAATAGAATTAGGCTATAGCATAACTGATGCTTTTAAAATGACTTCAACTAATGCTGCAAAAGAGTTCAAATTAAATACTGGTATTTTAAAAGAAGGAAAAGATGCTGATTTAGTTATTTTAGATAAAGATTATAAAGTTTGTATGACTATGGTTAAAGGAAAAATTAAATATACAAAATTATAA
- a CDS encoding pyridoxamine 5'-phosphate oxidase family protein, whose translation MAKLTDAIKDLILNPVKEGAWTAQLGWIATVREDGAPNIGPKRSCRIYDDATLIWNENTAGEIMKDIERGSKVAVAFANWDKLDGYRFVGTAEVHKEGKYYDEVVEWAKGKMGVPKAAIVFHIEEVYTLKSGPTAGTRID comes from the coding sequence ATGGCAAAATTAACAGATGCTATAAAAGATTTAATATTAAATCCAGTTAAAGAAGGAGCTTGGACAGCACAATTAGGTTGGATTGCAACAGTAAGAGAAGATGGAGCACCAAACATTGGACCAAAAAGATCTTGCCGTATATATGATGATGCAACTTTAATATGGAATGAAAATACAGCTGGAGAAATCATGAAAGATATTGAAAGAGGATCAAAAGTTGCAGTAGCTTTTGCTAACTGGGATAAATTAGATGGATACCGTTTTGTAGGAACAGCTGAAGTTCATAAAGAAGGAAAATACTATGATGAAGTTGTTGAATGGGCAAAAGGGAAAATGGGAGTTCCTAAAGCTGCAATAGTATTCCACATTGAAGAAGTTTATACTTTAAAATCAGGACCAACTGCTGGAACAAGAATAGACTAA
- a CDS encoding acyl-CoA dehydratase activase codes for MYYKIGIDVGSTTLKTVILNEKNEIIEKSYQRHFSKVREITLDHFKSLKEILKGKKFKLAITGSAGLGISKDYGIPFVQEVFSTAGAVKKCYPQTDIVIELGGEDAKILFLKGTIEERMNGTCAGGTGAFIDQMASLLDMEVSELDKISFAHERIYPIASRCGVFAKTDVQPLLNQGAKKADIAASIYQAVVEQTITGLAQGRPIKGTVLFLGGPLYFLKGLQERFIEVLKLSKEDAIFPELAPYFVALGSAYFADTVEKEFEYDEVVQLLSQKKEKKVEHLEKPLFTSEEEYEFFLKRHQKMTVPTKDITSYSGKAYLGLDSGSTTIKVVLLDDEENILYRYYSSSKGNPVSLFLEQLKKIRELCGERIEIVSSAVTGYGEELMQVAFGVDIGIVETIAHYTAAKHFNPDVDFIIDIGGQDIKCFHIKDGAIDSIVLNEACSSGCGSFLETFAKSLGYSTQDFAKKAIFSKSPAELGSRCTVFMNSSVKQAQKEGAEVEDISAGLARSVIKNAIFKVIRARDADNLGKNIVVQGGTFLNNAVLRSFEQEIGREVLRPEISELMGAYGAALYGKKVQKEKSKLLSLEELENFQHTSSPGMCKLCTNHCQLTINSFTNGQKFISGNKCERGAGKKLQSDLPNMVAYKNQLFNAIPLKAGGRAKIGLPRALNIYEMLPFWAELFRSLDCDVVLSRVSNRSIYMKGQNTIPSDTVCYPAKLVHGHIIDLLEKDIDAIFYPCMSYTFDEGISDNCYNCPVVAYYPELIQANITDIEKVHFLYPHLGIENHKLFAERMYEEFKNIIPRLTKKEMEKATENAFTTYYEYRENIRQEGSRVLKFAEENNYPVIILASRPYHIDPEINHGLDRLLNSLQFVTVTEDALYPVEGKLTTKTLNQWGYHARMYNAAKYVSQHKNMELVHLVSFGCGIDAITTDEIQDILRSNNKLYTQLKIDEVSNLGAAKIRLRSLQATMREREI; via the coding sequence TTGTATTATAAAATTGGAATTGATGTTGGATCAACAACATTAAAGACAGTTATTTTAAATGAAAAAAATGAAATTATTGAAAAAAGTTATCAAAGACATTTTTCAAAAGTAAGAGAAATTACCTTAGATCATTTTAAAAGTTTAAAAGAAATTTTAAAAGGAAAAAAATTTAAATTAGCTATTACAGGATCAGCAGGACTTGGAATTTCAAAAGATTATGGAATTCCATTTGTACAGGAAGTATTTTCAACAGCTGGAGCAGTAAAAAAATGTTACCCTCAAACTGATATTGTTATTGAGTTAGGAGGGGAAGATGCAAAAATTTTATTCTTAAAAGGTACTATAGAAGAAAGGATGAATGGAACTTGTGCAGGAGGAACTGGAGCATTTATTGACCAGATGGCAAGTCTTTTAGACATGGAAGTCTCTGAATTAGATAAAATCAGTTTTGCTCATGAAAGAATTTACCCTATTGCATCTCGTTGTGGAGTTTTTGCAAAAACAGATGTGCAACCTCTTCTAAATCAAGGGGCTAAAAAAGCAGATATTGCAGCCAGTATCTATCAAGCTGTTGTAGAACAAACAATAACAGGACTTGCTCAAGGAAGACCTATAAAAGGAACTGTTCTCTTTTTAGGTGGACCTCTTTACTTTTTGAAGGGTTTACAAGAAAGATTTATTGAAGTATTAAAACTTTCAAAAGAAGATGCAATTTTCCCAGAATTAGCTCCTTATTTTGTAGCACTAGGAAGTGCATATTTTGCAGATACTGTAGAAAAAGAATTTGAATATGATGAAGTTGTTCAACTATTATCTCAAAAGAAAGAAAAGAAAGTTGAACACTTAGAAAAACCTTTATTTACTTCTGAAGAAGAATATGAGTTTTTTTTAAAAAGACATCAAAAGATGACTGTCCCTACTAAAGATATAACTTCATATTCAGGGAAGGCTTACTTAGGATTAGACTCTGGTTCTACAACTATAAAAGTAGTTCTTTTAGATGATGAAGAAAATATTTTATATCGTTATTACTCATCTTCTAAAGGAAATCCTGTATCCTTATTCTTAGAGCAACTTAAAAAAATTCGTGAACTTTGTGGTGAGAGAATTGAGATTGTATCCAGTGCTGTAACAGGATATGGTGAAGAATTAATGCAAGTAGCCTTTGGAGTTGATATTGGAATTGTGGAAACAATAGCTCACTATACAGCAGCTAAACATTTTAATCCTGATGTAGATTTTATTATTGATATTGGAGGACAAGATATTAAATGTTTCCACATTAAAGATGGTGCTATTGATTCTATTGTTTTGAATGAAGCTTGTTCATCTGGTTGTGGCTCTTTTTTAGAAACATTTGCTAAATCTTTAGGATATAGTACACAAGATTTTGCCAAAAAAGCTATTTTTTCAAAATCTCCTGCTGAACTAGGTTCTCGTTGCACTGTATTTATGAACTCTTCTGTTAAACAAGCTCAAAAAGAAGGAGCTGAAGTGGAAGATATTTCAGCTGGTCTTGCTAGAAGTGTTATTAAGAATGCTATTTTTAAAGTAATTCGTGCTCGTGATGCAGATAATTTAGGAAAAAATATTGTGGTACAAGGTGGAACTTTTTTAAATAATGCTGTCTTACGTTCTTTTGAACAAGAAATTGGAAGAGAAGTATTACGTCCAGAAATTTCAGAATTAATGGGAGCTTATGGAGCTGCTTTATATGGAAAAAAAGTTCAAAAAGAAAAATCAAAATTATTAAGTTTAGAAGAATTAGAAAATTTTCAACACACTTCTTCACCAGGAATGTGTAAATTATGTACTAACCACTGTCAATTAACAATTAACTCTTTTACAAATGGACAAAAATTTATTAGTGGAAATAAATGTGAAAGAGGTGCTGGAAAAAAATTACAAAGTGATTTACCAAATATGGTTGCCTATAAAAATCAACTTTTTAATGCAATTCCTTTAAAAGCAGGTGGAAGAGCAAAAATTGGACTGCCTAGAGCTTTAAACATTTACGAGATGTTACCTTTTTGGGCTGAATTATTCCGTTCTTTAGATTGTGATGTTGTTCTTTCAAGAGTATCAAATCGTAGTATTTATATGAAAGGACAAAATACTATTCCATCTGATACAGTGTGTTATCCAGCAAAGTTAGTACATGGACATATTATTGATTTACTAGAGAAAGATATAGATGCTATTTTCTATCCTTGTATGAGTTATACTTTTGACGAAGGAATTTCAGATAATTGCTACAACTGTCCTGTAGTTGCTTATTACCCTGAATTAATACAAGCTAATATAACTGATATAGAAAAAGTTCATTTTTTATATCCACATTTAGGAATTGAAAATCATAAATTATTTGCAGAGAGAATGTATGAAGAGTTTAAAAATATTATTCCTAGATTGACTAAAAAGGAAATGGAAAAGGCAACAGAAAATGCTTTTACAACATACTATGAATATAGAGAAAATATACGCCAAGAAGGAAGTAGAGTACTAAAATTTGCTGAGGAAAATAATTATCCTGTAATTATACTAGCTTCTAGACCTTATCATATTGATCCAGAAATTAATCATGGATTAGATAGGTTATTAAATTCTTTACAATTTGTAACTGTAACAGAGGATGCTTTATACCCTGTTGAAGGAAAATTGACTACAAAAACATTAAATCAATGGGGATATCATGCAAGAATGTATAATGCAGCAAAATATGTAAGTCAGCATAAAAATATGGAATTAGTTCATTTGGTTAGTTTTGGTTGTGGAATAGATGCTATTACCACAGATGAAATTCAAGATATTTTGCGTTCTAACAATAAATTATATACACAATTAAAGATTGATGAAGTAAGTAATTTAGGAGCTGCAAAAATAAGATTACGTAGCTTACAAGCTACCATGAGAGAAAGAGAGATATAG
- the nadD gene encoding nicotinate (nicotinamide) nucleotide adenylyltransferase: MKIAIYGGSFNPMHIGHEKIVDYVLKNLDMDKIIIIPVGIPSHRENNLEQSDTRLKICKEIFKNNKKVEVSNIEIKSEGKSYTYDTLLKLIEIYGKDNEFFEIIGEDSLKNLKTWRNYKELLNLCKFIVFRRKDDKNIEIDNEFLNNKNIIILENEYYDISSTEIRNKVKNKEDISGLVNKKVKKLIEKEYID, from the coding sequence ATGAAAATAGCTATCTATGGTGGAAGTTTTAATCCAATGCATATAGGACATGAAAAGATTGTTGACTATGTCTTAAAAAATTTAGATATGGATAAGATCATAATAATTCCTGTTGGTATTCCTTCACATAGAGAAAATAATTTAGAGCAGTCTGATACTAGATTAAAAATATGTAAAGAAATTTTTAAAAACAATAAAAAAGTTGAAGTTTCAAATATTGAAATAAAAAGTGAAGGTAAATCATATACCTATGATACTCTTTTAAAATTAATTGAAATTTATGGTAAAGATAATGAATTTTTTGAAATTATAGGAGAAGATTCATTAAAGAATCTAAAAACTTGGAGAAATTATAAGGAATTATTAAACTTATGTAAGTTCATTGTTTTTAGAAGAAAAGATGATAAAAATATTGAGATTGATAATGAATTTTTAAATAATAAAAATATTATAATTTTAGAGAATGAATATTATGATATATCTTCAACTGAAATTAGAAATAAAGTTAAAAATAAAGAAGATATTTCAGGACTTGTAAATAAAAAAGTCAAAAAATTAATTGAAAAAGAATATATAGATTAA
- the lpxK gene encoding tetraacyldisaccharide 4'-kinase: MRLLSYIYLLITTIRNFLYDEKILPIRKVPGVEVICIGNISVGGTGKTPAVHFFVKKLLAKGKKVAVVSRGYRGKRKRDPLLVSDGMVIFATPQESGDESYLHALNLKVPVIVGADRYKACMFAKKHFDIDTIVLDDGFQHRKLYRDRDVVLIDATNPFGGGYVLPRGLLREDFKRAVKRASEFIITKSDLVNERELKRIKNYFIKKFHKEVSVAKHGISKLCDLKGNMKPLFWVKGKKLMIFSGLANPLNFEKTVISLAPAYIERLDFKDHHNFKAKDIALIRKKAEKMDADYILTTEKDLVKLPDNLNISNLYVLKIEFTMLEDNTLKDMKG, encoded by the coding sequence ATGAGGTTATTGTCATATATATATCTTTTGATAACTACAATACGAAATTTTTTATATGATGAAAAAATATTACCTATACGAAAAGTTCCTGGTGTTGAAGTTATTTGTATTGGAAATATCAGTGTTGGAGGGACTGGAAAAACGCCAGCAGTACATTTCTTTGTTAAAAAATTACTAGCAAAAGGAAAAAAAGTTGCAGTTGTTTCTCGTGGATATAGAGGAAAAAGAAAAAGAGATCCTTTACTTGTAAGTGATGGAATGGTAATTTTTGCAACACCACAAGAAAGTGGAGATGAATCATATTTACATGCACTTAACTTAAAAGTTCCTGTGATAGTTGGAGCAGATAGATATAAGGCTTGTATGTTTGCTAAAAAGCATTTTGATATAGATACAATAGTTTTGGATGATGGTTTCCAACATAGAAAACTATATAGAGATAGAGATGTTGTCTTAATAGATGCAACCAATCCTTTTGGTGGAGGTTATGTTTTACCTCGTGGGCTATTAAGAGAAGATTTTAAAAGAGCTGTTAAAAGAGCTTCTGAATTTATTATAACTAAATCAGATTTAGTAAATGAAAGGGAACTTAAAAGAATTAAAAATTATTTTATAAAGAAATTTCATAAAGAAGTTTCTGTTGCAAAACATGGAATCAGTAAGTTATGTGATTTAAAAGGGAATATGAAACCTCTATTTTGGGTAAAAGGTAAAAAACTTATGATATTCTCTGGTTTAGCTAATCCTTTAAACTTTGAAAAAACAGTAATTTCATTAGCACCAGCTTATATAGAAAGATTAGACTTTAAAGATCACCATAATTTTAAAGCTAAAGATATTGCTTTAATTAGAAAGAAAGCTGAAAAAATGGATGCTGATTATATACTTACAACAGAAAAAGATTTAGTAAAACTACCAGATAATTTAAATATTAGTAATTTATATGTATTGAAGATTGAATTTACAATGCTAGAAGATAATACATTAAAAGATATGAAAGGGTAA